One window of the Halobacillus litoralis genome contains the following:
- a CDS encoding cytosolic protein: protein MYVGRDLSALSMESKQEWEEKELGYFHYALSQSSPYLNSEGITLLREINNEIKRRGGLQTQEATWSHGTHPVID, encoded by the coding sequence ATGTATGTAGGAAGGGATTTATCTGCTTTGTCGATGGAATCTAAACAAGAATGGGAAGAAAAAGAGCTGGGATATTTTCATTATGCATTATCTCAGAGTTCACCCTATCTGAACTCCGAAGGCATAACACTTTTAAGAGAAATCAATAACGAAATTAAGCGCCGCGGAGGCCTCCAGACGCAGGAAGCAACTTGGAGCCACGGCACTCATCCTGTTATTGACTAA
- a CDS encoding LysM peptidoglycan-binding domain-containing protein, protein MNKKKVATAVCGSLIGASLWGSSVFADELHKVKSGETLWRISTQYEGSVSDIKSWNNLNSNTIYAGQSLVVEKGSTDSTTPTESQPKKSSSTNTYTVKSGDSLWAIATRHDMSVSELKSLNNLSGNIIYSGQKLKLTEGTNTSDRKESTQTEKPKSETTSDSSTTYTVKSGDSLWAIATKYDMSTSSLKSLNNLQSNVIYAGQKLKVSGKPSTSHTSTSKPAASNTGLVQEAKKHIGTPYRWGGASPAGFDCSGFIKYVFNQEGFSIPRTVASIYADSRAEHVSSSNRQIGDLVFFETYKPGASHAGIYVGNNQFIHSGSTNGIEISSLSSNYWGQRYIGTKRFTN, encoded by the coding sequence ATGAATAAGAAGAAGGTGGCAACAGCTGTCTGCGGCTCATTGATTGGCGCTTCACTTTGGGGATCTTCTGTTTTTGCAGATGAATTACATAAAGTCAAATCTGGTGAAACTCTATGGAGAATCAGTACTCAATACGAAGGTTCTGTATCGGACATCAAATCGTGGAATAATCTTAATTCTAATACCATTTATGCAGGACAATCCCTGGTCGTCGAAAAAGGCTCCACTGATAGCACTACCCCTACCGAATCACAGCCAAAAAAATCTTCTTCAACTAATACATACACGGTTAAGAGCGGTGACTCGCTTTGGGCGATTGCTACAAGACATGATATGAGTGTATCTGAACTGAAAAGCCTGAATAATTTAAGCGGTAATATCATTTATTCTGGTCAAAAGTTGAAATTGACAGAAGGAACGAATACCTCAGATCGGAAAGAGTCTACTCAAACCGAAAAACCGAAATCTGAAACAACTTCAGACTCATCAACTACATATACGGTCAAGAGCGGAGATTCACTGTGGGCGATTGCAACGAAATACGATATGTCCACTTCAAGCTTGAAAAGCTTGAATAACTTACAAAGTAATGTCATCTATGCCGGGCAGAAGTTGAAAGTTAGTGGAAAACCATCAACTAGTCATACTTCTACCTCAAAACCAGCGGCTTCAAACACCGGATTAGTCCAAGAAGCTAAGAAACACATTGGTACTCCATACAGGTGGGGCGGGGCATCACCAGCTGGTTTCGACTGTAGTGGATTCATTAAATATGTATTTAATCAGGAAGGGTTCAGCATCCCTAGAACAGTAGCATCTATTTATGCAGATAGTCGTGCAGAACATGTGAGCAGTTCTAATCGTCAAATCGGGGATCTGGTGTTTTTTGAAACTTATAAACCCGGAGCATCTCACGCTGGAATTTATGTGGGCAACAATCAATTCATTCATAGTGGATCGACAAATGGTATTGAAATCAGCTCCCTGTCCAGCAACTATTGGGGACAACGCTACATCGGCACAAAGAGATTCACCAACTAA
- a CDS encoding gamma-type small acid-soluble spore protein, producing MAKQPKQNKTAAGTDKNHVKQQNQQAAQKGQDQYGAEFASQTDAQQVREQNQKSQAKKK from the coding sequence ATGGCTAAGCAACCGAAACAAAACAAAACAGCTGCTGGTACAGACAAAAATCATGTGAAACAACAGAACCAACAAGCTGCTCAAAAAGGTCAGGACCAATATGGTGCTGAATTTGCATCTCAAACTGATGCACAACAAGTACGTGAGCAGAACCAAAAATCTCAGGCTAAGAAAAAATAA
- a CDS encoding YjcZ family sporulation protein yields MSYGYGGGFALIVVLFILLIIVGAAFVY; encoded by the coding sequence ATGAGTTACGGATATGGCGGAGGCTTTGCGCTAATCGTTGTTCTTTTCATCCTTCTAATCATCGTTGGTGCAGCGTTCGTATACTAA
- a CDS encoding ABC transporter ATP-binding protein has protein sequence MGSIKRYLQFVKPYKKKIILTVLIGVVKFSIPLLMPLIIKYVIDDIINADSLAQSEKMDQLLLLMGGAFVVFLILRPPIEYIRQYLAQWIGSNILYDIREKLFDHIQRLSLRFYSRTKTGEIISRVIHDVEQTKTFVITGLMNIWLDMFTIVIAIIIMLTMDPWLTLVSVALFPFYGFAVKFFYARLRNLTRDRSQALAEVQGHLHERVQGVPVTRSFALENHEQRQFDVKNKNFLDRAITHTNWNAYTYSVTNTITDLAPLLVIAFAGYQVITGSLSVGTMVAFIGYMDRVYNPLRRLVNSATVLTQSIASMDRVFEFVDEKYDIVDRPGAKKLENVDGDVKIENVSFRYEEEDPLVLNNVNLDIKKGETIAFVGMSGGGKSTLISLIPRFYDVTSGKIMIDGTDIRDLEARSLRDNIGMVLQDNILFSESIAMNIRMGDPDATDEEMVNAAKEANAHEFIMNLPNGYDTLVGERGVKLSGGQKQRVAIARVFLKNPPLLVLDEATSALDLESENLIQGALERLASERTTFIVAHRLSTITHANRIVLIENGEIVEVGSHHELMRQRGHYYDLYQVQELDDNKQEYMGT, from the coding sequence TTGGGTAGCATCAAAAGATATTTGCAATTTGTGAAACCTTATAAAAAGAAAATCATTCTTACTGTACTAATCGGAGTCGTCAAATTTTCTATTCCATTATTGATGCCGTTGATCATCAAGTATGTGATTGATGATATTATCAATGCTGATTCTTTAGCGCAGTCTGAGAAAATGGATCAGCTGCTCCTTTTGATGGGAGGCGCCTTTGTTGTGTTTCTAATCCTTCGGCCGCCGATCGAGTATATCCGTCAATATTTGGCTCAATGGATCGGGAGCAACATTCTTTACGATATAAGGGAAAAGCTGTTTGACCATATCCAAAGGTTGAGTTTGAGGTTTTATTCAAGAACGAAGACAGGTGAAATTATTTCCCGTGTCATTCATGATGTCGAGCAGACGAAAACATTTGTTATCACAGGATTGATGAATATTTGGCTGGATATGTTTACGATAGTGATAGCTATCATTATCATGCTGACTATGGATCCTTGGTTGACCTTAGTCTCAGTGGCTTTGTTTCCGTTTTACGGGTTTGCGGTCAAATTCTTTTATGCAAGATTACGTAACCTGACCCGCGACCGTTCACAGGCGCTAGCAGAGGTGCAGGGCCATTTGCATGAACGTGTCCAGGGGGTCCCCGTTACGAGAAGCTTTGCTCTGGAAAATCATGAACAACGACAGTTTGACGTTAAAAATAAAAACTTTTTGGACAGAGCGATCACCCATACGAATTGGAATGCTTATACGTATTCTGTAACAAACACAATCACGGACTTAGCTCCATTACTGGTTATTGCCTTTGCAGGTTACCAGGTCATCACTGGGTCTTTGTCGGTAGGGACGATGGTTGCTTTTATCGGGTATATGGACCGTGTTTACAACCCATTAAGGCGTTTGGTCAACTCAGCTACAGTTTTGACCCAATCCATCGCTTCCATGGACCGTGTGTTCGAATTTGTTGATGAAAAGTATGACATCGTCGATCGCCCTGGCGCTAAGAAGTTAGAGAATGTCGATGGAGATGTCAAGATTGAGAATGTCTCATTCAGATATGAGGAAGAAGACCCTCTCGTATTAAATAACGTCAATTTGGATATCAAAAAAGGGGAAACCATCGCCTTTGTCGGGATGAGTGGCGGAGGAAAGTCTACACTCATCAGCTTGATTCCCCGTTTTTATGATGTTACTTCAGGTAAAATCATGATTGATGGGACGGATATCCGTGATTTGGAAGCCCGTTCATTAAGAGATAATATCGGAATGGTCCTGCAAGATAATATTTTGTTCAGTGAGTCTATCGCGATGAATATCCGGATGGGGGACCCTGATGCAACTGATGAAGAAATGGTGAATGCGGCTAAAGAAGCCAATGCCCATGAGTTCATCATGAATCTGCCGAATGGCTATGACACTTTGGTAGGGGAACGTGGCGTGAAATTGTCTGGAGGACAGAAACAAAGAGTAGCGATCGCTCGAGTGTTTTTGAAAAACCCTCCATTACTTGTGTTGGATGAAGCGACATCCGCATTGGATCTTGAGAGTGAAAACCTCATCCAGGGCGCGCTTGAACGGTTGGCTTCAGAGCGGACCACCTTCATCGTAGCACACAGACTTTCTACGATTACGCACGCAAATCGAATTGTATTGATTGAAAATGGCGAAATCGTTGAAGTCGGCTCTCACCATGAATTGATGAGGCAGCGTGGCCATTATTATGATTTATATCAAGTACAGGAATTGGACGATAATAAACAAGAATATATGGGAACTTAA
- a CDS encoding potassium channel family protein, with translation MFTIIISSISLTLIIISLRQIFISLEFEHNIFSFQLFLSIMLLYTIVMIGFGIIYAGLMRQGIIVYRMEANLPRALGIAEIARSIYFSGVTLFTVGYGDMIPVGVGKWLSIIEAMIGYTLPAALVAKVWQKHQVNR, from the coding sequence ATGTTCACCATCATCATCAGTTCCATCTCCCTCACTCTGATCATCATCAGCCTTCGTCAAATTTTCATTTCATTGGAATTTGAACATAATATCTTTTCTTTTCAATTATTTCTTTCAATCATGCTTCTTTACACTATAGTCATGATCGGGTTTGGTATCATCTATGCTGGTCTGATGCGCCAGGGGATTATCGTTTACCGTATGGAAGCCAATCTTCCCCGCGCATTGGGGATAGCTGAAATCGCCCGAAGTATTTATTTCAGCGGAGTGACGCTCTTTACAGTAGGGTACGGAGATATGATTCCTGTAGGAGTAGGAAAGTGGTTATCTATCATAGAGGCCATGATCGGGTATACTCTCCCTGCAGCACTAGTCGCAAAGGTTTGGCAGAAACATCAGGTGAACCGTTAA
- a CDS encoding glutamate-1-semialdehyde 2,1-aminomutase has translation MNMNQSEQLYKEATDHIVGGVNSPSRAYKGVGGGTPVYMDRAEGSRFFDVDGNEYIDYLGAYGPIITGHAHPHITEAITKAAQNGVLYGTPTVLENRFAKMLKQAIPSLDKVRFVNSGTEAVMTTIRVARAYTGRNKIIKFAGCYHGHSDLVLVAAGSGPSTLGTPDSAGVPASIAQDVITVPFNDIEPFKEALDKFGDEIAGVLVEPIVGNFGIVEPKPGFLEQVNELTHDAGALVIYDEVITAFRFTYGSAQQLLNIEPDMTAMGKIIGGGLPIGAYGGRADIMEQVAPLGPAYQAGTMAGNPASMSAGIACLEVLQQEGVYEEMDRLGKRLEEGILQHAKNNDQSIQINRLKGALTVYFAEEKVENYEQAENTDGERFARFFKLMLAEGINLAPSKYEAWFLTTAHSDEDIDRTLEAVARTFRTMAND, from the coding sequence ATGAATATGAACCAATCCGAACAATTATATAAAGAAGCGACTGACCACATTGTAGGAGGGGTCAACTCTCCTTCAAGAGCCTATAAAGGTGTAGGAGGCGGAACTCCGGTGTACATGGATCGTGCTGAAGGATCCCGTTTTTTTGATGTGGACGGAAATGAATACATCGATTACCTGGGAGCATATGGACCAATCATTACAGGGCATGCTCACCCTCATATCACAGAAGCGATTACTAAAGCAGCTCAAAACGGCGTATTGTATGGGACACCGACAGTGCTTGAAAACCGTTTCGCAAAAATGCTCAAGCAAGCCATCCCTTCTTTGGATAAAGTCCGTTTTGTCAACTCAGGCACTGAAGCGGTCATGACAACCATCCGTGTAGCCAGGGCCTATACCGGAAGAAATAAAATCATCAAATTTGCTGGTTGTTATCATGGTCACTCAGATTTAGTGCTGGTTGCGGCAGGGTCTGGACCATCCACCCTCGGTACACCTGATTCAGCTGGGGTTCCTGCTTCAATCGCTCAAGATGTCATCACAGTACCATTCAACGATATTGAACCATTTAAAGAAGCATTGGATAAATTCGGGGATGAAATCGCCGGGGTACTCGTGGAACCTATTGTCGGCAACTTCGGAATCGTCGAACCTAAACCAGGTTTTCTTGAACAAGTAAATGAACTTACCCACGACGCTGGCGCACTGGTCATTTACGATGAAGTCATTACAGCTTTCCGCTTTACATACGGGAGTGCCCAACAATTGTTGAACATTGAACCAGATATGACAGCAATGGGTAAAATCATTGGCGGCGGCTTACCGATCGGTGCTTATGGTGGAAGAGCGGACATTATGGAGCAAGTGGCTCCTCTTGGCCCAGCCTATCAGGCAGGGACCATGGCCGGAAACCCAGCATCCATGTCAGCAGGTATCGCCTGCCTTGAGGTTCTGCAACAAGAAGGTGTTTACGAAGAAATGGACCGTCTTGGTAAGCGACTGGAAGAAGGAATTCTCCAACACGCAAAAAACAATGATCAGTCTATACAGATCAATCGTTTGAAAGGAGCCTTGACCGTCTATTTTGCTGAGGAAAAAGTTGAAAACTATGAACAAGCAGAAAATACGGATGGTGAACGATTTGCCCGCTTCTTTAAACTGATGCTCGCCGAAGGCATTAACCTTGCCCCTTCTAAATATGAAGCATGGTTCTTAACAACCGCTCATTCCGACGAAGATATCGATCGCACATTAGAAGCTGTTGCAAGAACATTCCGTACAATGGCCAATGACTAA
- a CDS encoding YgzB family protein, producing MALKYSNKINKIRSFAFWLIFLGIGVMYIGLLFKDTVWLMATFMILGMGFVGLSTVVYFWIGMLSTKTLQIVCPSCEKPTKMLGRVDACMHCNQPLTMDKSLEGKDFDEKYNKKRYKKRNTQEQS from the coding sequence GTGGCTTTAAAATACAGCAACAAGATCAATAAGATACGTTCCTTTGCTTTCTGGCTTATTTTTCTCGGCATCGGTGTCATGTATATCGGTTTACTCTTCAAAGATACAGTGTGGCTGATGGCGACTTTCATGATTTTAGGAATGGGTTTTGTAGGGCTGAGTACAGTGGTGTATTTTTGGATCGGGATGCTATCGACTAAGACATTACAAATTGTTTGTCCGTCCTGTGAGAAACCTACTAAAATGCTCGGGCGTGTAGATGCCTGTATGCATTGTAATCAACCATTGACGATGGATAAGTCATTAGAAGGTAAAGATTTTGATGAGAAATATAATAAGAAACGATATAAAAAACGGAATACCCAAGAACAATCCTGA
- a CDS encoding cob(I)yrinic acid a,c-diamide adenosyltransferase, producing the protein MRIYTRSGDKGETSLIYGQRVPKNDLRVEAYGTCDEANSTIGLALSHLRKEEWADKEAFMEMMQKIQTILFHVGAELATPQGKEVHWKLKKEHVEELERQIDVWDKELDPLKNFILPSGHQASATFHLSRTVVRRAERVAVTLESELDNQLVVSYLNRLSDFLFVAARYINKKLGGTETPLNPDV; encoded by the coding sequence ATGAGAATTTATACACGTTCGGGAGATAAGGGAGAAACATCATTGATCTATGGTCAACGCGTACCTAAGAATGACCTAAGAGTAGAGGCTTATGGTACATGTGATGAGGCTAACTCAACCATTGGTCTTGCATTGAGCCATTTGAGGAAAGAAGAGTGGGCGGATAAAGAAGCGTTTATGGAGATGATGCAGAAAATCCAGACCATACTGTTCCATGTAGGTGCTGAGTTGGCTACTCCTCAAGGGAAAGAAGTACATTGGAAGTTGAAGAAAGAACATGTAGAGGAATTAGAACGCCAAATTGATGTGTGGGACAAAGAACTTGACCCTTTAAAAAACTTCATATTACCATCAGGACATCAAGCCTCCGCCACTTTTCATTTATCCAGAACCGTTGTAAGACGAGCTGAACGGGTAGCCGTCACCTTGGAAAGTGAACTGGATAATCAGTTGGTTGTCTCCTATTTAAACCGTCTGTCTGATTTCCTATTTGTAGCCGCAAGATATATCAACAAAAAACTGGGTGGTACCGAAACGCCATTAAATCCTGATGTCTAA
- a CDS encoding D-2-hydroxyacid dehydrogenase, with protein MKIVSAIKRVPDEIQQRLITRFTDAEFIFCHGIDEARHYIGEADVFITYGEDLDAQKIKAAKKLKWIMVLSAGMDKMPFEEISERNILVTNVKGIHAQPMAEYAISMLLQVSRKAKELMDFEQRHEWNRQPVMNEINGRTMVLLGTGAIAQEVARLAKAFNMKTIGVSKSGRMRDHFDQVFPVDQIDLVLPLGEFVVAVLPSTPETQHLLRADHFKKMPDHCVFLNMGRGDLVSSEVLLEAVAESYISHAVLDVFEEEPLPEEHPLWSEEKITVTPHISGLSPHYVPRGFALFEENLEVFLSGEGTLRNIIDPKRGY; from the coding sequence ATGAAAATCGTTTCTGCGATCAAGCGTGTTCCTGATGAAATCCAGCAACGCCTGATCACTCGTTTCACTGACGCTGAATTCATCTTTTGTCATGGCATTGATGAAGCCCGCCATTATATAGGAGAAGCAGATGTTTTCATTACATATGGGGAAGATTTGGATGCACAAAAAATTAAAGCTGCCAAGAAGTTGAAGTGGATCATGGTCTTATCTGCCGGTATGGACAAAATGCCCTTTGAGGAAATTTCTGAACGGAATATCTTAGTGACGAACGTGAAAGGCATCCATGCACAACCCATGGCTGAGTATGCGATTTCAATGTTGCTTCAAGTATCACGGAAAGCAAAAGAACTGATGGATTTTGAGCAAAGACATGAGTGGAACAGGCAACCAGTGATGAATGAAATCAACGGCCGTACAATGGTTCTCTTAGGTACAGGGGCTATTGCCCAAGAAGTAGCCAGATTGGCGAAAGCATTTAATATGAAGACAATCGGAGTTTCTAAATCCGGGCGTATGCGTGACCATTTCGATCAAGTTTTCCCGGTGGATCAAATCGATCTTGTGCTGCCACTAGGGGAGTTTGTAGTAGCTGTCCTTCCAAGTACTCCTGAGACCCAGCACCTTCTGAGAGCTGATCATTTTAAGAAGATGCCTGATCACTGTGTGTTCTTGAATATGGGAAGAGGTGATTTGGTTTCATCAGAAGTATTGCTGGAGGCTGTCGCAGAATCATATATCTCACATGCAGTCCTTGATGTTTTTGAAGAGGAACCACTACCGGAGGAGCATCCACTCTGGTCAGAAGAGAAGATAACCGTAACCCCTCACATATCAGGACTCTCTCCTCATTATGTTCCACGGGGTTTCGCACTTTTTGAAGAAAACTTGGAAGTGTTCCTGAGTGGGGAAGGGACCCTTCGAAATATTATCGATCCAAAACGGGGGTATTGA
- the ntdP gene encoding nucleoside tri-diphosphate phosphatase produces the protein MPGPDAGKRIEIQSYKHNGQLHRVWESTTILKGTRHVIIGANDRTTVTESDGRRWTTREPAICYFHSRHWFNVIGMLRNDGVYYYCNISSPFIYEEETIKYIDYDLDVKVFPDMTYKILDEDEYEIHKRRMNYPHVFDRILYNNIDTLIRWIRQRKGPFSPEFIDQWYERYLTYR, from the coding sequence ATGCCCGGCCCAGACGCAGGAAAACGCATTGAAATTCAAAGTTATAAGCACAATGGGCAATTGCACCGAGTTTGGGAGAGTACTACGATTCTAAAAGGGACAAGACATGTCATCATCGGAGCCAATGACCGTACAACAGTAACAGAAAGTGATGGCCGCAGGTGGACAACAAGAGAGCCTGCTATCTGTTATTTCCATTCAAGACACTGGTTCAACGTGATAGGCATGTTACGTAATGACGGGGTTTACTACTACTGCAATATCAGCTCGCCTTTTATTTATGAAGAAGAGACGATCAAATATATAGATTACGACTTAGACGTCAAAGTTTTCCCTGATATGACGTACAAGATCCTTGATGAAGATGAGTATGAAATTCATAAGCGAAGAATGAATTATCCACATGTATTTGACAGGATTTTATATAACAATATCGATACGTTGATCAGGTGGATCAGACAACGGAAAGGTCCTTTTTCACCTGAATTCATCGACCAGTGGTATGAACGATATTTAACGTATAGATGA
- a CDS encoding FUSC family protein — protein MKLGARMMKTGLAVGIALYIGHLIGFISPLLAGIAVVFSIQPSIYRSYQSIIEQVQGNTIGAIIAILAVFTLGNDPFIVGFAIILVIGMTTTLKMNENTIALAVVAVIALMDSTDQTFLYFAGSRFSSMLLGILAAFIVNLVFLPPRYETRLFSKIDHATTDILQWLRVTTRQLSDEPALKYEITRIQDNIRWIDHTYLLYSEERTYFKGSRFSKGRKLVLFRQLITTTKKSFDVLKAFYRLEHKIEQIPGDFQDSVVNELDKLINAHEKLVLSLKGRIKRTHKQSLRKIEEPNIPLLVEQLMHVYETSNNPDKLIFLPLASQLMEYHYQLERLKKLLKSYQTHHQDDFIQTSDK, from the coding sequence ATGAAATTGGGCGCAAGAATGATGAAAACCGGGTTAGCCGTTGGTATAGCCCTTTATATTGGCCACTTGATCGGATTCATTTCTCCATTATTAGCTGGCATTGCCGTTGTCTTTTCCATCCAGCCTTCAATCTATCGTTCTTATCAATCCATTATTGAACAAGTGCAAGGAAATACGATCGGTGCGATCATTGCTATACTTGCCGTATTCACATTAGGTAATGACCCATTCATCGTTGGGTTTGCCATCATTTTGGTTATTGGTATGACGACAACCTTAAAAATGAACGAAAATACAATCGCTCTTGCTGTGGTGGCGGTCATAGCTTTAATGGACTCGACAGACCAAACCTTCCTGTACTTTGCAGGTTCTCGTTTCTCATCCATGCTCCTTGGTATCTTGGCTGCCTTCATCGTCAATCTCGTTTTCCTTCCACCCCGATATGAAACGAGATTGTTCTCTAAAATCGATCATGCGACTACAGATATACTCCAATGGTTACGTGTGACGACGAGACAATTATCGGATGAACCAGCTCTAAAATATGAAATCACCCGTATTCAAGATAATATCCGGTGGATCGATCATACTTATCTGCTTTATTCAGAAGAAAGAACATACTTCAAAGGCAGCCGTTTCTCCAAAGGAAGAAAGCTCGTACTTTTCCGCCAACTGATTACCACGACTAAGAAATCCTTTGACGTATTGAAGGCTTTCTATCGGTTAGAACACAAAATCGAACAAATACCAGGAGACTTTCAGGATTCAGTCGTCAATGAACTTGATAAGCTCATCAATGCTCACGAGAAATTGGTTTTAAGTTTGAAGGGGAGAATAAAAAGGACGCACAAACAGTCCTTACGAAAAATTGAAGAACCGAATATCCCGCTGCTTGTCGAACAGCTCATGCATGTGTATGAAACGAGCAACAATCCGGATAAACTTATCTTCCTGCCTCTCGCTTCCCAGTTGATGGAGTATCATTATCAACTGGAACGATTGAAAAAACTTTTAAAAAGCTACCAAACGCATCATCAGGATGATTTCATCCAAACATCAGATAAGTAA
- the perR gene encoding peroxide-responsive transcriptional repressor PerR: MTVSDYRLQEAIDTLKGSGVRITPQRHAVLEYLLNSMTHPTADEIYKALETKFPNMSVATVYNNLRVFREIGLVRELTYGDSSSRFDCNTSDHYHAICDSCGKIVDFHYPSLNEVESLAEQVTGFDVSHHRMEVYGTCSNCQSNNTH; this comes from the coding sequence ATGACTGTGTCAGATTATCGACTCCAAGAAGCCATAGATACATTGAAAGGTTCTGGTGTGCGTATCACTCCACAGCGTCATGCGGTGCTTGAATACCTGCTGAATTCTATGACTCACCCAACAGCTGATGAAATATATAAGGCATTAGAAACTAAATTTCCGAATATGAGTGTAGCAACGGTTTATAACAATCTTCGTGTATTCCGTGAAATCGGACTAGTCCGAGAGCTGACTTACGGTGATTCATCAAGCCGCTTTGATTGTAATACGAGTGATCATTATCATGCGATTTGCGATTCATGCGGTAAAATTGTCGATTTTCACTACCCGAGTTTGAATGAAGTGGAATCATTAGCTGAACAGGTGACTGGATTTGATGTAAGTCATCATCGCATGGAAGTCTATGGAACGTGCTCAAATTGCCAATCAAATAACACTCACTAA
- a CDS encoding nucleotidyltransferase-like protein produces the protein MEDVLRPIYQERASQSNTLGILILEKKKPISPVTDNFDVILFIIVRDAEELWYVKHYEFDNKSAAMHIVDETLLQHWIDTSSYRRAVEWIINGSIIFERNEYVSEMKEHLREFPQQTRDLKKAIEFAKLIRSYSESKDLYDSEQYLDSYSRMVNSLHYLARLSIIEKGFHPEVTVWNQVKRIEPEIYKLYQELIESGEPTEKRIQLMVLAVEHAISKRSRSSAQHLLQLMSEREEPWSFGELKVHPEIQEYILDLSSMIEYLVDSDVIEVVPQETKGPQIFHRRYKPVHQHINE, from the coding sequence ATGGAAGATGTACTACGCCCGATCTATCAAGAACGAGCCAGCCAAAGCAATACACTAGGCATTCTGATACTTGAAAAGAAGAAGCCGATCAGTCCCGTAACCGACAATTTTGATGTCATTTTATTCATTATTGTCAGGGATGCAGAAGAACTATGGTATGTGAAGCATTATGAGTTTGATAATAAATCAGCGGCAATGCATATAGTAGATGAGACTTTGTTACAGCATTGGATTGATACCAGTTCCTATCGAAGGGCTGTAGAATGGATCATTAACGGTTCGATAATCTTTGAACGCAATGAATATGTCAGTGAAATGAAAGAACATCTGCGCGAGTTTCCACAGCAGACACGTGATTTGAAGAAAGCTATTGAATTTGCCAAGCTGATCCGCAGCTATAGCGAATCCAAAGATCTTTATGATTCAGAACAGTATTTGGATTCATATAGTAGAATGGTCAACTCCCTTCATTACTTGGCACGGCTTTCCATCATTGAAAAAGGTTTTCATCCAGAAGTGACAGTATGGAATCAAGTGAAGCGGATTGAACCAGAAATCTATAAATTATATCAGGAGCTCATTGAAAGCGGAGAGCCCACGGAAAAGAGAATCCAGTTGATGGTTCTTGCGGTGGAACATGCGATCAGTAAGAGATCCAGATCCAGTGCTCAACATTTGCTTCAACTGATGAGTGAAAGGGAAGAGCCATGGTCATTTGGAGAATTGAAAGTTCATCCTGAAATTCAAGAATACATTTTGGATTTATCCTCCATGATTGAATACTTGGTCGATAGTGACGTGATCGAGGTAGTCCCGCAGGAAACGAAAGGTCCTCAAATCTTTCACAGAAGATACAAACCGGTTCACCAACATATCAATGAATAG
- the bcp gene encoding thioredoxin-dependent thiol peroxidase, with protein MTVEKGKQVTDFTLPANNGESVSLSEYKGKNVVLYFYPKDMTPGCTSEACDFRDHHESFADLDAVILGVSPDPVESHEKFIDKHDLPFLLLADENHEVAEQFGVWKLKKNFGKEYYGIERSTFIIDKEGNLSEEYRKVKVDGHVEAALEYIRENLQ; from the coding sequence ATGACAGTTGAAAAAGGTAAACAAGTAACAGACTTCACATTACCAGCGAATAATGGAGAGTCCGTATCATTATCTGAATACAAAGGGAAAAACGTAGTTCTTTACTTCTATCCAAAAGATATGACACCAGGCTGCACGTCAGAAGCATGTGATTTCCGTGACCATCACGAAAGCTTCGCAGACCTTGACGCTGTTATCTTAGGAGTCAGCCCGGACCCTGTAGAATCACATGAGAAATTCATAGACAAGCATGATTTGCCATTCCTTCTATTAGCTGATGAAAACCATGAAGTTGCCGAACAGTTTGGTGTATGGAAGCTGAAGAAGAATTTCGGTAAAGAATATTACGGTATAGAGCGTTCGACTTTCATTATCGATAAAGAGGGGAACCTTTCCGAAGAGTACCGCAAAGTGAAAGTAGACGGACATGTAGAAGCAGCCCTTGAATACATCCGAGAAAATCTCCAATAA